Proteins from one Coregonus clupeaformis isolate EN_2021a chromosome 25, ASM2061545v1, whole genome shotgun sequence genomic window:
- the LOC121539507 gene encoding E3 ubiquitin-protein ligase HECTD1 isoform X3, whose amino-acid sequence MADVDPDTLLEWLQMGQGDERDMQLIALEQLCMLLLMSDNVDRCFETCPPRTFLPALCKIFLDESAPDNVLEVTARAITYYLDVSAECTRRIVGVDGAIKALCNRLVVVELNNRTSRDLAEQCVKVLELICTRESGAVFEAGGLNCVLSFIRDSGHLVHKDTLHSAMAVVSRLCSKMEPQDSSLETCVESLSSLLKHEDHQVSDGALRCFASLADRFTRRGVDPAPLAKHGLTEELLSRMAAAGGTVSGPSSTSKPGRTSTGAQPTVADSKLSNQVSTIVSLLSTLCRGSPLVTHDLLRSALPDSMESALQGDERCVLDTMRLVDLLLVLLFEGRKALPKSTAGSTGRIPGLRRLDSSGERSHRQLIDCIRSKDTDALIDAIDTGAFEVNFMDDVGQTLLNWASAFGTQEMVEFLCERGADVNRGQRSSSLHYAACFGRPQVAKTLLRHGANPDLRDEDGKTPLDKARERGHSEVVAILQSPGDWMCPVNKGEDKKKKDVNKEEEGGSEPKGDPEMAPIYLKRLLPVFAQTFQQTMLPSIRKASLALIRKMIHYSCEVLLKEVCDSDAGHNLPTVLVEITATVLDQEDDDDGHLLALQIIRDLVDKGGDVFLDQLARLGVINKVSTLAGPTSDDENEEVSKPEKEDEPQEEAKEVQQGKPYHWRDWSVIRGRDCLYIWSDAAALELSNGSNGWFRFILDGKLATMYSSGSPEGGSDSSESRSEFLEKLQRARSQVKPVTASQPILSALGPTKLTVGNWSLTCLKEGEIAIHNSDGQQATILKEDLPGFVFESNRGTKHSFTAETSLGSEFVTGWTGKRGRKLKSKLEKTKQKVKSVARDLYDDHFKAVESMPRGVVVTLRNIATQLESAWELHTNRQQCIEGENTWRDLMKTALENLIVVLKDENTISPYEMCSSGLVQALFTVLNNSVELDMKHDCKPLMERINVFKTAFSENEDDESRPAVALIRKLLAVLESIERLPLHLYDTPGSTYNLQILTRRLRFRLERAPGETALIDRTGRMLKMEPLATVESLEQYLLKMVAKQWYDFDRSSFIFVRKLREGQTFTFRHQHDFDENGIVYWIGTNAKTAYEWVNPAAYGLVVVTSSEGRNLPYGRLEDILSRDSSALNCHTNDDKNAWFAIDLGLWVIPSAYTLRHARGYGRSALRNWVFQVSKDGQNWMSLYTHVDDCSLNEPGSTATWPLDPSKEEKQGWRHIRIKQMGKNASGQTHYLSLSGLEIYGTVSGVCEDQLGKAVKEAEANLRRQRRLFRSQVMKYIVPGARVVRGIDWKWRDQDGNPAGEGTVTGEAHNGWIDVTWDAGGSNSYRMGAEGKFDLKLAPGYDPESAPSPKPVSSTVSGTAQSWSSLVKNNCPDKGGSSSAAGASSSSRKGSSSSVCSVASSSDISLSSTKIERRAESLLEQGGVLGVGGGTPGAEGQEPIVVLSSEAGCASSTLTAEEGGERKAGADRQAAADATAISMALVSVSSPDVSSVSESSSKEAASQRPLCSAASARLSVSSLLAASAPMSSSASVPNLSSREASLMESFVRRAPNMSRTNATNNMNLSRSSSDNNTNTLGRNVMSTATSPLMGAQSFPNLTTTGTTSTVTMSTSIVTSSNNVSTATTGLSVGQLLSNTLTTSLTSTSSESDTGQEAEFSLYDFLDSCRANTLLAELDDEEDLPEPDDDDDENEDDNQEDQEYEEVLEEEEYETKGGRRRTWDDDFVLKRQFSALVPAFDPRPGRTNVQQTTDLEIPPPGTPRSEVQEEVECAPSPHLALILKVAGLGTTREVELPLSNYKGTIFYYVQKLLQVSCSGSIKSDKLRRIWEPTYTIMYREMKDSDKEKENRKMGCWSVEHVEQYLGTDELPKNDLITYMQKNADSSFLRHWKLTGTNKSIRKNRNCSQLIAAYKDFCEHGCRSGGLSPGSLGVMQTCDILSVAREQAQAKAGSSQSACGVEDVLQLLRILFIIGGDPNAHARTFQEDVDDLQFNASPEEFTSKKVTTKILQQIEEPLALASGALPDWCEQLTSKCPFLIPFETRQLYFTCTAFGASRAIVWLQNRREATIERSRPSTTVRRDDPGEFRVGRLKHERIKVPRGDQMMEWAESVMQIHADRKSVLEVEFQGEEGTGLGPTLEFYALVAAEFQRTSLGIWLCDDDFPDDESRQVDLGGGLKPPGYYVQRSCGLFPAPFPQDSDELERLSKLFLFLGVFLAKCIQDNRLVDLPISRPFFKLLCMGDIKSNMSKLLYASRGGPLLLDPTEQHRHFSEIQSEASTEESQDTYSIGSFDEDSKSEFILDPPKPKPPAWYHGILNWEDFELVNPHRAKFLKEMKELAVKRRLILGNKSLSEDEKNTRLQDLMLKNPMGSGPPLSVEDLGLNFQFCPSSKVHGFSAVDLKPNGNDEMVTMENAEEYVELMFDFSMHTGIQKQMEAFREGFNRVFPMEKLSSFSHKEVQMILCGNQSPSWTSEDVMNYTEPKLGYTRDSPGFLRFVRVLCGMSSDERKAFLQFTTGCSTLPPGGLANLHPRLTIVRKVDAADSSYPSVNTCVHYLKLPEYSSEDIMRERLLAATMEKGFHLN is encoded by the exons ATGGCGGACGTGGACCCAGACACCTTGCTGGAGTGGCTCCAGATGGGCCAGGGAGATGAGAGGGACATGCAGCTGATCGCACTGGAGCAGCTCTGCATGCTGCTGCTCATGTCTGACAATGTGGACCGCTGCTTCGAGAC GTGTCCCCCACGCACCTTCCTCCCAGCCCTGTGTAAGATCTTCCTGGACGAGAGCGCCCCGGACAACGTGCTGGAGGTGACGGCCCGCGCCATCACATACTACCTGGACGTGTCGGCTGAGTGCACCCGCAGGATCGTTGGCGTGGACGGGGCTATCAAGGCACTGTGTAACCGCCTGGTGGTGGTGGAGCTCAACAATAGGACCAGCAGAGACCTGGCAGAGCAGTGTGTCAAG GTGCTGGAGCTGATCTGTACCAGGGAGTCTGGAGCAGTGTTTGAGGCTGGGGGTCTGAACTGTGTGCTTAGCTTCATCCGGGACAGCGGTCATCTGGTCCATAAGGACACCCTGCACTCTGCCATGGCTGTGGTGTCTCGCCTGTGCAGCAAGATGGAGCCCCAGGACTCCTCTCTGGAGACCTGCGTGGAGTCCCTCTCCAGCCTGCTCAAACACGAGGACCACCAG GTGTCTGACGGTGCCCTGCGCTGCTTTGCCTCTCTGGCGGACCGCTTCACCCGTCGAGGGGTGGACCCGGCGCCTCTGGCCAAGCATGGGCTGACAGAGGAGCTGCTGTCCCGGATGGCAGCCGCAGGAGGCACGGTCTCCGGCCCCTCCTCCACCAGTAAGCCAGGCCGGACCTCCACTGGGGCCCAACCCACCGTTGCTGATTCCAAGCTCAGCAACCAGGTGTCCACCATCGTCAGCCTGCTGTCCACGCTGTGCAGAGGTTCTCCCCTCGTCACCCAT gatcTTCTGCGCTCTGCGCTGCCTGACTCCATGGAGAGTGCCCTGCAGGGGGATGAACGCTGTGTCCTGGACACCATGCGTCTGGTGGacctgctgctggtgctgctgtttGAGGGCCGCAAGGCTCTGCCCAAATCCACCGCTGGATCCACAGGACGCATCCCGGGCCTGCGACGGCTGGACAGCTCCGGGGAGCGCTCCCACCGACAGCTCATCGACTGTATCCGCAGCAAAGACACAGACGCACTCATCGACGCAATCGACACCGGAG CTTTTGAAGTGAATTTCATGGATGACGTCGGGCAGACTCTTTTGAACTGGGCCTCTGCGTTTGGCACGCAGGAAATG GTTGAGTTCCTGTGTGAGAGAGGTGCTGATGtcaacagaggtcagaggtcctCCTCCCTCCATTACGCTGCCTGTTTCGGACGGCCTCAAGTAGCAAAG ACTCTACTGCGACATGGAGCCAACCCTGACCTCCGAGATGAAGATGGGAAAACTCCCCTGGATAAAGCCAGGGAGCGTGGCCACAGTGAGGTTGTAGCCATCCTCCAGTCTCCTG gaGACTGGATGTGCCCCGTTAACAAAGGAGAGgacaagaagaagaaggatgtgaacaaggaggaggagggaggcagcGAACCCAAAGGAGACCCTGAGATGGCCCCCATCTACCTGAAGAGGCTGCTACCAGTATTTGCACAAACCTTTCAGCAAACCATGCTACCTTCTATTAG GAAAGCCAGCCTGGCGCTGATCAGGAAGATGATCCACTACAGCTGTGAAGTGCTGCTGAAGGAGGTGTGTGACTCTGACGCCGGCCACAACCTGCCCACCGTGCTAGTGGAGATCACGGCCACCGTGCTGGATCAGGAG GATGATGATGACGGTCACCTGCTGGCCCTGCAGATCATCAGAGACCTGGTGGACAAGGGAGGAGACGTCTTCCTGGACCAGCTGGCTAGACTGGGAGTCATCAACAAGGTGTCCACTCTGGCTGGACCCACCTCAGACGACGAGAACGAGGAGGTGTCCAAACCAGAGAAG GAGGACGAGCCCCAGGAGGAAGCCAAAGAGGTGCAGCAGGGGAAGCCCTACCACTGGCGTGACTGGTCCGTCATCAGGGGGAGGGACTGCCTGTATATCTGGAGTGACGCTGCAGCCCTGGAGCTTTCCAACGGCTCCAACGGCTGGTTCCGCTTCATCCTGGACGGCAAGCTGGCCACCATGTACTCCAGCGGAAGCCCAGAGGGAGGCTCTGACAGCTCAG AGAGTCGTAGTGAGTTTCTGGAGAAGCTGCAGCGTGCCCGGAGCCAGGTGAAGCCTgtgacagccagccagcccatcCTGTCTGCCCTGGGTCCCACCAAGCTTACGGTGGGGAACTGGTCCCTGACCTgcctgaaggagggagagatcGCCATCCACAACTCTGACGGACAGCAGGCCACCATCCTCAAGGAGGACCTGCCCGGCTTTGTGTTCGAGTCCAATAGGGGCACCAAGCATTCCTTCACCGCTGAAACGTCACTAG GGTCAGAGTTTGTGACTGGCTGGACtggaaagagaggaaggaagcTCAAATCCAAATtggagaaaacaaaacaaaag GTGAAGAGCGTGGCCAGAGACCTGTATGACGACCATTTCAAGGCGGTCGAGAGTATGCCCAGGGGGGTGGTGGTCACCCTGAGGAACATCGCCACCCAGCTGGAGTCTGCTTGGGAGCTGCATACCAACAGACAG CAGTGTATCGAGGGAGAGAACACATGGAGAGACCTGATGAAAACGGCTCTGGAAAACTTGATTGTGGTTCTCAAGGATGAAAACACCATCTCCCCATATGAAATGTGCAGCAGTGGCCTCGTGCAAGCACTTTTTACAGTGCTTAATAAT AGTGTGGAACTTGACATGAAACATGATTGTAAACCATTAATGGAAaggataaatgtatttaaaaCCGCATTCAGTGAAAACGAAGATGATGAAAG CCGACCCGCAGTTGCCTTAATCCGCAAACTACTAGCAGTCCTGGAGTCCATTGAGAGGCTACCTCTGCACCTGTATGACACCCCAGGCTCCACCTATAACCTGCAG aTTCTGACGAGGCGGTTGCGTTTCCGTCTGGAGCGTGCCCCTGGGGAGACGGCACTGATCGACCGTACAGGGCGCATGTTGAAGATGGAGCCCCTGGCCACCGTGGAGTCTCTGGAGCAATACCTCCTCAAGATG GTGGCCAAGCAGTGGTACGACTTTGACAGATCCTCCTTCATCTTCGTCAGGAAGCTGAGAGAGGGACAAACCTTCACATTCAGACACCAGCATGACTTTGACGAGAACGGAATAGTCTACTGGATTGGCACCAATGCAAA GACTGCCTATGAGTGGGTGAACCCAGCAGCCTATGGCCTGGTGGTCGTGACCTCCTCTGAGGGTCGTAACCTGCCCTACGGCCGACTGGAGGACATCCTGAGTCGGGACAGCTCTGCCCTCAACTGCCACACCAACGACGATAAGAACGCCTGGTTCGCCATCGACCTGGGCCTGTGGGTCATCCCCTCGGCCTACACCCTGCGCCATGCCCGCGGCTACGGCCGCTCCGCCCTCAGGAACTGGGTGTTCCAGGTGTCCAAAGACGGCCAGAACTGGATGAGTCTGTACACCCACGTGGATGACTGCAGCCTCAACGAGCCAGG GTCCACAGCCACCTGGCCTCTGGACCCTTCCAAAGAGGAGAAGCAGGGCTGGAGACACATCCGCATCAAGCAGATGGGGAAGAATGCCAGTGGGCAGACCCACTACCTGTCTCTGTCAGGCCTGGAGATCTACGGCACCGTAAGCGGCGTGTGTGAGGACCAGCTAG GTAAAGCAGTGAAGGAAGCGGAGGCCAATCTACGCAGGCAGAGGCGTCTGTTCCGCTCCCAGGTGATGAAGTACATAGTGCCCGGGGCGCGCGTGGTGCGGGGCATCGACTGGAAGTGGAGAGACCAGGATGGCAACCCAGCAGGAGAGGGTACGGTGACGGGGGAGGCCCATAACG GCTGGATTGATGTCACCTGGGATGCTGGTGGCTCAAACTCATACCGTATGGGTGCTGAAGGAAAATTTGACCTCAAGCTTGCGCCAGGGTACGACCCTGAGTCTGCGCCGTCACCCAAACCTGTCTCATCCACTGTTTCAGGCACAGCGCAGTCCTGGAGCAGCCTGGTGAAAAATAACTGTCCGGACAAGGGTGGCTCCTCCTCGGCTGCAGGGGCCAGCTCTTCAAGCCGGAAGGGCAGTAGCAGCTCGGTGTGTAGCGTGGCCAGCAGCAGCGATATCAGTCTCAGCTCCACCAAGATAGAACGCCGGGCCGAGAGCCTGCTGGAGCAAGGGGGGGTACTAGGGGTCGGTGGTGGCACCCCCGGGGCAGAGGGCCAAGAGCCCATCGTGGTGCTATCCTCCGAGGCTGGATGCGCATCCAGCACGTTAACTGCTGAGGAGGGCGGCGAGCGGAAAGCGGGCGCGGACAGGCAAGCGGCGGCAGACGCCACGGCCATCTCCATGGCACTAGTCAGCGTCAGCTCGCCCGACGTCAGCTCCGTGTCCGAGTCCTCTAGTAAGGAGGCGGCTTCCCAGAGGCCTCTATGTTCTGCGGCCAGTGCCCGTCTGTCCGTCAGCTCTCTGCTGGCTGCCAGCGCTCCCATGAGCTCCAGCGCCAGCGTGCCCAACCTGTCGTCACGGGAGGCCAGCCTCATGGAATCGTTTGTGAGGAGGGCTCCCAACATGTCCCGCACCAATGCCACCAACAACATGAACCTGAGCCGCAGCAGCAGCGACAACAACACCAACACACTGGGACGAAACGTCATGAGCACTGCCA CTTCTCCTCTCATGGGTGCACAGAGCTTTCCTAACCTCACAACCACTGGTACCACCTCAACTGTTACAATGTCCACATCCATAGTAACCAGCAGCAATAATGTATCCACGGCAACCACAGGTTTGTCGGTTGGCCAGTTGCTCAGTAACACTCTGACCACCAGCTTGACCTCTACGTCTAGTGAGAGCGACACTGGTCAGGAAGCTGAGTTTTCCCTCTATG ACTTCCTGGACAGCTGTCGTGCTAACACGCTATTGGCCGAGTTAGATGATGAGGAGGATCTGCCTGAgccagatgatgatgatgatgagaacgAGGATGACAATCAGGAAGACCAAGAGTATGAGGAAGTTTTG GAAGAGGAAGAGTATGAAACCAAAGGGGGTCGGCGTAGAACCTGGGACGATGACTTTGTCCTCAAACGCCAGTTCTCTGCTTTAGTCCCGGCGTTTGACCCCAGGCCAGGCCGGACCAACGTCCAGCAGACCACTGACCTGGAGATCCCTcccccag GTACACCTCGCTCTGAAGTCCAGGAGGAGGTTGAGTGtgccccctccccccacctcgcCCTCATCCTCAAAGTGGCAGGGCTTGGAACCACCCGAGAAGTTGAACTACCTCTCTCCAACTACAAGGGTACTATCTTTTACTATGTCCAGAAGCTCCTGCAGGTTTCCTGCAGCGGGAGCATCAAATCAGATAAACTACGCCGGATCTGGGAACCGACATATAC GATAATGTACAGAGAAATGAAGGATTCGGACAAAGAGAAGGAAAATAGAAAGATG GGTTGCTGGTCTGTAGAGCATGTGGAACAATACCTTGGCACTGATGAATTACCAAAGAATGACTTGATAACCTACATGCAGAAGAATGCAGACTCATCTTTCCTGCGCCACTGGAAATTAACCGGCACTAATAAAAGTATTAGGAAAAACAGAAATTGTTCTCAGCTCATAGCTGCATACAAG GACTTCTGTGAGCATGGATGCAGGTCAGGGGGCTTGAGCCCTGGGTCTCTGGGTGTCATGCAGACCTGTGACATCCTGAGTGTGGCCAGGGAGCAGGCCCAGGCCAAGGCTGGCTCCAGCCAGAGCGCCTGCGGAGTGGAGGACGTACTCCAGCTGCTCCGCATCCTGTTCATCATCGGGGGAGACCCCAACGCTCACGCACGCACCTTCCAGGAAG ATGTGGACGACCTCCAATTCAATGCATCGCCTGAGGAATTCACCAGCAAGAAGGTCACAACAAAGATTCTTCAGCAGATAGAGGAGCCTCTGGCCCTAGCCAGCGGGGCCCTCCCAGACTGGTGTGAGCAGCTAACCAGCAAGTGTCCTTTCCTCATCCCCTTCGAGACCCGGCAGCTGTACTTCACCTGCACTGCGTTTGGAGCTTCCAG GGCAATAGTGTGGCTGCAGAACCGGCGGGAGGCCACCATTGAGCGCTCTCGGCCCTCCACCACAGTACGGAGGGACGACCCTGGGGAGTTTAGGGTGGGCCGGCTCAAACACGAGAGGATCAAGGTCCCCCGTGGAGACCAGATGATGGAGTGGGCCGAGAGCGTCATGCAGATCCACGCCGACAGGAAGTCTGTTCTGGAG GTTGAGTTCCAGGGGGAGGAGGGCACAGGCCTGGGTCCCACCCTGGAGTTCTATGCTCTGGTGGCAGCTGAGTTCCAGAGGACTTCCCTGGGTATCTGGCTCTGTGATGATGACTTCCCAGACGATGAGTCTCGCCAG GTGGATCTGGGTGGGGGTCTCAAACCTCCAGGCTACTACGTCCAGCGCTCCTGCGGCCTGTTCCCCGCCCCATTCCCCCAAGACAGTGATGAGCTGGAGCGCCTCAGCAAACTCTTCCTCTTCCTTGGGGTCTTCCTGGCCAAGTGCATCCAGGACAACCGCCTGGTGGACCTGCCCATCTCACGACCCTTCTTCAAGCTTCTTTGCATGGGTGACATTAAGAGCAACATGTCCAAGCTGCTCTATGCATCCCGCGGGGGCCCTCTCCTCCTCGATCCTACCGAGCAGCACCGCCACTTCTCAGAGATCCAGTCGGAGGCGTCCACGGAGGAGAGCCAGGACACTTATTCCATCGGCAGCTTTGACGAGGACTCCAAGTCTGAGTTCATCCTGGACCCCCCTAAACCCAAGCCCCCAGCCTGGTACCATGGCATCCTGAACTGGGAGGACTTTGAACTGGTCAACCCCCACCGGGCCAAGTTCCTGAAGGAGATGAAGGAGCTGGCGGTGAAGAGGAGGCTGATCCTAGGGAACAAGAGTCTGTCTGAGGATGAGAAGAACACTAGGCTGCAGGACCTCATGCTGAAGAACCCCATGGGCTCTGGACCCCCGCTTAGTGTAGAGGACCTGGG ATTGAATTTCCAGTTCTGCCCTTCATCCAAAGTGCATGGGTTCTCAGCAGTGGATCTGAAGCCCAATGGAAATGATGAG ATGGTGACCATGGAGAATGCCGAGGAGTATGTGGAGCTCATGTTTGACTTCTCTATGCACACTGGCATCCAGAAACAAATGGAGGCTTTCAGAG AGGGCTTTAACCGAGTGTTCCCAATGGAGAAGCTGAGCTCCTTCAGTCACAAGGAGGtgcagatgatcctctgtggAAACCAGTCTCCTTCCTGGACATCTGAGGACGTCATGAACTACACAGAGCCCAAGCTGGGCTACACTCGGGACAG TCCTGGGTTCCTGCGTTTTGTGCGGGTGCTATGTGGCATGTCATCTGACGAGAGGAAAGCTTTCCTCCAATTCACCACAGGATGCTCCACTCTGCCCCCTGGTGGTTTGGCCAACCTGCACCCACGCCTCACCATCGTTCGGAAG GTGGATGCGGCAGACTCCAGCTATCCCTCTGTTAACACTTGTGTGCACTACCTGAAGCTGCCAGAGTATTCCTCTGAAGACATCATGAGAGAGCGCCTCCTAGCTGCTACCATGGAGAAGGGCTTCCACCTCAACTGA